The following are encoded together in the Proteiniphilum saccharofermentans genome:
- a CDS encoding glycosyltransferase WbsX family protein: MKHFSQIFILFTAIVFLSSCSENKKQNVKESDYTIAAFYWPAYHYEPRSEFLFPEKTGEWEIIRNAVPKEERHQQPKVPLWGYLDEANPKDMDLKISTALEYGVNTFIFDWYWFEKAPFLESCINDGFLKANNDRMNFYLMWANHDATTYWDVNNPRVDSVYWDGEVDREQFDIIVDRVISNYFKEPSYFKIDGEPVFCIYELNTLINGLGGPEKTKEALDYFRQKTVEAGFPGLHLQSILWEALPSTIEGVPGDPIKSQDDVLSYFGFKSLTNYCWAHLQNPDGDYEVWGDASTDMWGGFRDQFSMTYYPNITVSWDANPRFPFKAGYINNSTPQKFEKYLIKARNYVDENAIKPKIITINAWNEWSEGSYLEPDITWGYGYLEAVRNVFGSAN; encoded by the coding sequence ATGAAACATTTTTCTCAGATCTTTATCCTTTTTACAGCGATTGTTTTCCTCTCTTCCTGTTCGGAGAATAAAAAACAAAACGTAAAAGAGAGCGATTACACAATTGCAGCCTTTTACTGGCCTGCCTATCATTATGAGCCACGATCGGAATTCCTTTTCCCGGAGAAAACCGGTGAATGGGAAATCATCCGCAATGCCGTCCCAAAAGAGGAAAGGCATCAACAACCCAAGGTGCCGCTCTGGGGATATCTCGATGAAGCAAATCCCAAAGATATGGACTTGAAAATCTCCACAGCACTCGAATACGGTGTAAATACATTTATTTTCGACTGGTATTGGTTCGAAAAGGCACCTTTTCTTGAAAGTTGCATCAACGATGGTTTTCTTAAAGCGAACAATGACCGGATGAACTTCTATCTTATGTGGGCCAATCACGATGCCACCACCTACTGGGACGTAAACAATCCTCGTGTAGACTCGGTTTACTGGGATGGAGAAGTGGACAGGGAGCAGTTTGATATAATAGTGGACCGGGTGATCTCCAACTATTTCAAAGAACCATCCTATTTTAAAATCGATGGCGAGCCGGTCTTCTGTATCTATGAGTTGAACACACTGATCAATGGACTGGGAGGACCGGAAAAGACAAAAGAAGCACTTGACTATTTCAGGCAAAAAACCGTGGAAGCCGGTTTCCCCGGACTTCATCTACAAAGTATTTTATGGGAAGCGCTACCCTCCACCATTGAAGGTGTTCCCGGTGATCCGATCAAAAGTCAGGATGATGTACTGAGTTATTTCGGTTTTAAGAGCCTGACAAACTATTGTTGGGCACACCTTCAAAATCCGGATGGAGATTACGAGGTATGGGGGGATGCTTCCACTGATATGTGGGGCGGATTTAGAGATCAGTTCTCCATGACTTACTATCCCAACATCACCGTAAGCTGGGATGCCAATCCCCGATTCCCTTTCAAGGCAGGGTATATCAATAACTCAACTCCTCAGAAATTTGAGAAGTACCTGATAAAAGCCAGGAATTATGTCGACGAGAACGCTATTAAGCCGAAAATTATCACCATCAATGCATGGAATGAATGGTCTGAAGGAAGTTACCTGGAACCTGACATCACATGGGGATACGGTTATCTGGAAGCAGTAAGAAATGTATTCGGCAGTGCCAATTAA
- a CDS encoding alpha/beta hydrolase has translation MTIYRDLLIVLFFGFCLMVKGQELLPQQGQEFLLYDKTDEIIAEEHIYDRGNNLIITKVTNPSLTPFIPSDGNMDKAAVIICPGGGYQTLHIQREGFRVAEAFSKQGIAAFVLKYRLPDEDIVTDKSFIPLKDAQRAIQLVRENAEQWGIASDRIGIMGFSAGGHLASSAGVHYDSTLVENKRNTNLKPDFMILVYPVISFNDSIGHVGSKDHLLGQHPGQNSVKFFSNELQVNRDTPKTILFHAGDDTVVPVENSLRFYNKLLQNSIPAEIHIYSKGEHGFGSTPSFEDWFNQCVRWMKVEQLHSINR, from the coding sequence ATGACAATTTACCGGGATCTGCTTATCGTTCTATTTTTTGGGTTTTGCCTTATGGTAAAGGGACAGGAATTGTTGCCGCAACAGGGACAGGAGTTTCTATTGTATGATAAAACAGATGAGATCATCGCAGAGGAGCATATCTATGATCGGGGAAATAACCTGATCATCACTAAAGTAACCAATCCTTCGTTGACACCTTTCATACCATCTGATGGAAATATGGATAAAGCAGCCGTGATTATCTGTCCCGGTGGTGGATATCAAACCCTGCATATCCAACGGGAAGGATTCAGGGTTGCGGAGGCTTTCAGCAAGCAGGGAATTGCGGCATTTGTCCTCAAATACCGTTTACCGGATGAAGACATAGTAACGGATAAATCGTTCATACCCTTAAAAGATGCCCAACGCGCCATCCAACTCGTGCGTGAAAATGCTGAACAATGGGGTATCGCTTCCGACAGAATCGGTATAATGGGGTTTTCAGCCGGAGGACACCTGGCCTCCTCTGCCGGAGTACATTATGATTCCACACTGGTTGAGAACAAACGGAATACAAACCTAAAACCCGATTTTATGATTCTCGTCTATCCGGTGATCAGTTTCAATGATAGTATCGGACATGTCGGCTCAAAAGATCATTTGCTGGGACAACATCCCGGGCAAAATTCGGTGAAATTCTTCTCCAACGAATTACAAGTGAATAGAGATACCCCTAAAACCATTCTCTTTCATGCCGGAGACGATACGGTTGTTCCGGTGGAAAATAGTCTTCGTTTCTATAATAAATTACTTCAAAATAGTATACCGGCCGAAATACATATTTATTCCAAAGGGGAACATGGTTTTGGGAGTACTCCATCCTTCGAGGATTGGTTCAATCAATGTGTCCGCTGGATGAAGGTAGAACAATTACATTCTATAAACAGGTGA
- a CDS encoding glycoside hydrolase family 127 protein, which produces MKHVITILLFLSAQFVCPQTTVKSTVHDKLTPVTSAKINRHAGEKFNVSYQNRILAQDVHTLVHPFTVRDEHRCWQSEFWGKWLTSAVLAYQYNPTPVLADKLKEAVEELIKTQTPDGYIGNYAPESRLQAWDIWGRKYCLLGLIAYYDTFKDRTALQAATKQADCLIRELTERNAKIVRLGSHRGMAASSVLEPICQLYVRTGDKKYLDFAEEIIREWETPDGPQLLSKADIPIGKRFPKPDRNNWYGWDQGQKAYEMMSCYEGLLELYRLTGKEEYKKAAGKTWQSIMDTELNIAGSGSAMEAWFSGKELQTMPIEHYQETCVTVTWLKFNQQLLRLTGEAKYADAIEQTFYNALLGSMRPDGSDWAKYTPLYGQRLKGSEQCGMGLNCCNASGPRGLFTIPLTAVMNSEKGPYINFYLDGSYELKTPANRPVTLHQKTDYPLSGQIDIQLQLQKEEKMDIALRIPSWSEKSIVTVNGTPVENVVPGEYLILNRTWKNNDEISIGFEMKGKIHTMHTNPTYIAITRGPIVLSRDERLKGAALEAILRPVVNEDKYIDLTQKNYSGKDIWMVFSAKFIPESYAEYGAEPVGTELCDYASAGNAMMTYPFFKVWMPQLYDPRK; this is translated from the coding sequence ATGAAACACGTAATAACTATTCTGCTATTTCTGTCTGCTCAATTCGTTTGTCCCCAAACAACCGTGAAAAGCACAGTACACGATAAGTTAACCCCTGTAACTTCTGCCAAAATAAACCGGCATGCAGGAGAGAAATTCAACGTGTCCTATCAGAACCGTATTCTTGCTCAGGATGTACACACGCTTGTTCATCCGTTTACCGTCAGAGATGAGCACCGTTGCTGGCAGAGCGAATTCTGGGGGAAATGGCTTACATCGGCTGTACTCGCCTATCAATACAACCCTACCCCGGTTCTTGCCGATAAATTGAAAGAAGCCGTCGAAGAATTAATAAAAACACAGACTCCCGACGGATATATCGGAAATTATGCGCCCGAAAGCCGGTTGCAAGCATGGGATATCTGGGGAAGAAAATACTGCCTGCTCGGTCTGATCGCCTATTACGACACCTTCAAAGATCGCACGGCATTACAGGCAGCAACCAAACAGGCTGATTGCCTGATCCGGGAACTCACCGAAAGAAATGCAAAAATTGTAAGACTGGGTAGTCATCGCGGTATGGCAGCATCTTCCGTCCTTGAACCTATATGTCAATTATATGTTCGTACCGGAGACAAAAAATACCTGGATTTCGCCGAAGAAATTATCAGGGAATGGGAAACACCGGACGGTCCCCAATTGCTTTCCAAAGCAGATATTCCTATCGGCAAGCGCTTCCCTAAACCTGACAGGAATAATTGGTACGGATGGGACCAGGGACAAAAAGCATACGAAATGATGTCCTGTTACGAAGGATTACTTGAACTGTACCGCCTGACGGGGAAAGAGGAATACAAAAAAGCTGCCGGGAAAACCTGGCAAAGTATTATGGATACGGAACTGAATATTGCCGGTTCCGGCTCCGCAATGGAAGCATGGTTCTCCGGTAAAGAACTGCAGACAATGCCGATAGAGCATTACCAGGAAACCTGTGTTACTGTAACCTGGCTTAAATTCAATCAGCAATTGCTCCGTCTGACCGGGGAAGCCAAATATGCCGACGCAATCGAACAGACCTTTTACAATGCGCTTTTGGGATCGATGCGCCCTGATGGGTCGGACTGGGCAAAATATACTCCCTTGTACGGTCAACGATTAAAAGGATCGGAACAATGTGGCATGGGTTTGAATTGCTGTAATGCGAGCGGGCCGAGAGGATTATTTACAATCCCTTTAACCGCAGTGATGAATTCTGAGAAAGGACCCTATATCAATTTCTACCTGGATGGCTCATATGAGTTAAAGACACCGGCAAACCGACCGGTCACATTGCACCAAAAAACGGATTATCCCTTGTCGGGGCAAATTGACATTCAATTGCAGCTTCAAAAAGAGGAAAAAATGGATATCGCTCTCAGGATTCCCTCATGGAGTGAAAAATCCATTGTCACTGTAAATGGTACTCCGGTAGAAAACGTTGTTCCGGGCGAATATCTTATCCTCAACAGAACATGGAAAAACAACGATGAAATTTCAATCGGGTTCGAAATGAAAGGAAAAATTCATACCATGCACACTAATCCAACCTATATAGCTATCACGAGAGGACCAATCGTGCTGTCCAGAGATGAAAGACTAAAAGGTGCGGCATTAGAGGCAATACTCAGACCTGTTGTAAATGAAGATAAATATATCGATTTAACACAGAAAAATTATTCCGGCAAGGATATCTGGATGGTATTTTCAGCTAAATTTATTCCGGAATCATATGCAGAATATGGCGCTGAACCGGTAGGAACGGAACTCTGTGACTATGCTTCGGCAGGAAATGCCATGATGACTTATCCTTTCTTTAAAGTTTGGATGCCGCAGCTATATGACCCGAGAAAATAG
- a CDS encoding DUF4469 domain-containing protein translates to MIPDLPAGEYRLEVVTQFTPGQLLKEPRAVTFDKMLTVE, encoded by the coding sequence GTGATCCCCGACCTGCCGGCCGGGGAGTACCGCCTGGAAGTGGTGACGCAATTTACCCCCGGGCAGCTGTTAAAGGAGCCCCGCGCCGTCACTTTTGACAAGATGCTGACAGTTGAGTAG
- a CDS encoding IS5 family transposase, which translates to MLAKQQDRSQHSLFFSLESTLNHKHPLFILANKIDWEMFEREFSPLYCPDNGRPAKPIRLMVGLLILKHIRDLSDESVVEQWSENNYYQYFCGEQEFQPRVPCEASELVHFRHRIGKEGIELILRESIRINGKDSNDKDVYIDTTVQEKNITFPTDDKLAKKIIKRCWKIADRNSLDLRQSYRRILKDLSYDQRFRNHPRNKGKARKADKKVRTIAGRLVRDVERKLGTMVDGYRNELDLYKRVLAQKKKDKNKIYSLHEVDVQCISKGKEHKLYEFGNKVSITRTGSGVIVGALSFRNEFDGHTLDKAIEQVEKLTERKPRNGICDRGYRGRSKVRDTLIHIPKSFSKALSTYRKNKERKYFRKRAGIEPVIGHLKEDHRLSRNYYKGITGDEINVMLAAAGFNFKRMMNKWKSSFWLFLEKIIVFLNRQLHPIRDSIILQTI; encoded by the coding sequence ATGCTGGCAAAACAACAAGACCGTTCACAACACTCATTGTTCTTTTCACTGGAAAGCACATTGAATCATAAGCACCCGCTATTCATTCTGGCCAATAAAATTGATTGGGAGATGTTTGAAAGAGAGTTCTCACCCCTGTATTGTCCCGATAACGGACGTCCGGCGAAGCCCATTCGCCTGATGGTGGGATTATTGATCCTGAAACACATCCGAGATCTCTCGGATGAAAGCGTGGTGGAACAATGGAGTGAAAACAATTACTACCAGTATTTTTGTGGTGAACAGGAATTCCAACCTCGTGTTCCTTGTGAAGCGTCAGAACTGGTTCATTTCCGTCACCGCATCGGCAAAGAGGGTATTGAGCTGATCTTAAGGGAGAGCATCCGTATCAATGGTAAAGACTCGAACGACAAGGACGTTTACATCGACACCACTGTCCAGGAGAAAAATATCACCTTCCCCACGGATGACAAACTGGCAAAGAAGATTATCAAGAGGTGCTGGAAGATAGCAGACAGGAACAGTTTGGATTTGCGCCAAAGTTACAGGCGAATCCTGAAAGATCTTTCCTACGATCAGCGCTTCCGAAATCACCCACGAAACAAGGGTAAAGCCAGGAAAGCGGATAAGAAAGTGAGAACCATAGCCGGACGGCTGGTACGCGATGTGGAAAGGAAGCTGGGTACCATGGTTGATGGTTACCGGAATGAACTGGACCTGTACAAGCGGGTACTGGCCCAGAAGAAGAAAGACAAGAACAAGATTTATTCACTGCACGAGGTGGATGTGCAATGCATCAGCAAGGGGAAAGAGCATAAACTGTACGAGTTTGGAAACAAGGTATCCATCACACGAACCGGCAGCGGTGTAATTGTTGGAGCACTGAGTTTTAGAAATGAATTTGACGGGCACACGCTAGACAAGGCTATCGAGCAAGTGGAGAAGTTGACTGAAAGAAAACCCCGAAACGGTATCTGCGACAGGGGGTACCGGGGAAGAAGTAAAGTCAGGGATACACTCATCCACATCCCCAAATCCTTTTCAAAGGCTCTAAGCACCTATAGGAAGAATAAAGAGAGAAAGTACTTCCGCAAGCGGGCAGGTATTGAGCCGGTAATCGGACACCTGAAAGAAGATCACCGTCTCTCCCGCAATTACTACAAGGGAATCACCGGGGATGAGATCAATGTTATGCTCGCAGCTGCCGGATTCAACTTCAAAAGGATGATGAACAAGTGGAAGTCATCTTTTTGGCTCTTCCTTGAAAAGATAATTGTGTTCCTGAACAGGCAACTTCACCCCATCAGGGACAGTATAATTTTACAAACCATATAA